From a single Bremerella alba genomic region:
- a CDS encoding lipoate--protein ligase family protein, translating into MNEMRLIVDPPARGTWNMAVDEAILRGAVDLGMPTLRFYSWSEPTLSLGYFQKVGDRQRHKASLDCVCVRRASGGGAIMHDRELTYSFVAPVRDSRSEETTRWFDLFHETLIDVLAKWGINAHLSGKPQAKTTVEPFLCFQRRHEVDVIVDDNKICGSAQRRHQVAVLQHGSVIVQQSPCAPELLGLEEITGQKISVEMLSDQWQACLKSTFQRSYTQLPLTDKEIESAQLIESAKFAHPDWTHKR; encoded by the coding sequence ATGAACGAGATGCGTTTAATCGTCGACCCACCAGCGCGCGGTACTTGGAATATGGCGGTCGATGAAGCCATCTTGCGCGGCGCGGTCGATCTGGGGATGCCGACCCTGCGTTTTTACAGTTGGAGCGAACCAACCCTCTCGCTTGGCTACTTCCAAAAGGTTGGTGATCGCCAGCGACACAAGGCTAGTTTAGATTGCGTCTGCGTCCGCCGGGCCTCTGGCGGGGGGGCCATCATGCATGATCGCGAATTGACTTACAGCTTTGTTGCCCCGGTACGCGATTCACGCTCCGAAGAGACAACGCGCTGGTTCGATCTATTCCATGAGACGTTGATCGACGTGCTAGCAAAGTGGGGGATTAACGCCCACCTAAGCGGTAAGCCGCAGGCCAAAACGACGGTCGAACCATTTCTTTGTTTCCAGCGACGCCATGAAGTTGATGTAATTGTTGACGACAACAAGATTTGTGGCAGTGCTCAACGACGCCATCAGGTTGCCGTTCTGCAACACGGGAGTGTGATCGTGCAACAATCACCCTGTGCGCCTGAATTGCTGGGTCTTGAAGAAATTACCGGACAGAAAATATCTGTCGAAATGCTATCCGACCAGTGGCAGGCATGCTTAAAGTCCACGTTCCAAAGAAGTTACACTCAATTACCGCTGACCGATAAAGAGATAGAATCCGCTCAACTGATTGAATCGGCCAAATTTGCACATCCCGACTGGACCCATAAACGGTAG
- the gcvPA gene encoding aminomethyl-transferring glycine dehydrogenase subunit GcvPA: protein MSYLYNTPDDQAAMLTSIGVDSIEELFGTIPEDLRLKRDLNLPPQMGELELTQHLSALAAKNASPATHACFLGGGSYDHFVPAAVDALASRGEFYTSYTPYQPEVSQGNLQAMFEYQTLICDLTGMDLSNASLYDGGSALAEAVIMALNTGKRGEKVVVLGSVHPEYRQILQTYFIDLGIEIIEVACPDGIADLAQVEASIDASTNCVVVQSPNFFGGVEDVAAIAEIAHKSDAVVIQSFDPISLGLLKRPGDLGADIAVAEGHSLGSPMQYGGPYLGIMACNDQFVRRLPGRIVGQTEDRRGKRCWVLTLQTREQHIRREKATSNICTNQGLFALRASIYLSLLGPGGLKQAATLCTQKAHYAQQKLTEVDRLETVFGGSPFFKEFVLRDTQGNVDGLLAEAREAGFLGGVPLGQFFPEMEDCFLVCVTEKRTKTEIDALTRTFSLCHTGGSTIHA, encoded by the coding sequence ATGAGCTATCTCTACAACACTCCGGACGATCAGGCAGCCATGCTGACGTCGATCGGAGTCGATTCGATTGAAGAGTTGTTTGGTACCATTCCGGAAGACTTGCGACTCAAACGTGACTTGAACCTTCCGCCGCAGATGGGCGAACTAGAGCTAACGCAGCACCTTTCGGCCTTGGCCGCAAAGAACGCTTCTCCAGCGACCCATGCCTGCTTCCTGGGTGGTGGAAGTTACGATCACTTTGTGCCGGCGGCTGTCGACGCGTTGGCATCCCGCGGCGAGTTCTACACTTCCTATACTCCTTATCAGCCGGAAGTCTCGCAAGGTAACCTGCAGGCCATGTTTGAATATCAAACATTGATCTGCGACCTAACCGGCATGGACCTTTCTAACGCCAGTCTATACGACGGCGGCAGCGCGTTGGCCGAAGCGGTCATCATGGCGCTCAACACCGGCAAACGGGGCGAAAAGGTGGTGGTCCTCGGTTCGGTTCATCCGGAATACCGCCAGATTTTGCAAACTTATTTTATCGATCTGGGCATCGAAATCATTGAAGTCGCCTGCCCCGATGGCATCGCCGATCTGGCCCAGGTCGAAGCCTCGATCGACGCCAGCACAAACTGTGTGGTCGTTCAGTCGCCGAATTTCTTCGGCGGTGTTGAAGATGTCGCTGCGATTGCGGAGATCGCCCACAAGAGTGATGCCGTCGTCATCCAAAGTTTCGATCCGATCAGCCTGGGCTTGCTCAAGCGTCCTGGCGACTTGGGTGCCGATATCGCCGTGGCCGAAGGACATTCGCTCGGCTCGCCGATGCAATACGGCGGCCCCTACCTGGGCATCATGGCCTGCAACGATCAGTTTGTTCGTCGTCTGCCGGGCCGAATCGTCGGCCAAACCGAAGACCGCCGCGGCAAACGCTGCTGGGTGCTGACGCTGCAAACGCGGGAACAACACATTCGTCGCGAGAAAGCGACCAGCAATATCTGCACGAACCAAGGTTTGTTTGCCCTGCGTGCTTCGATCTATCTGTCGCTGCTGGGTCCCGGTGGCCTGAAGCAAGCCGCGACGCTGTGCACCCAAAAGGCTCACTACGCTCAGCAGAAGCTCACCGAAGTCGACCGGTTGGAGACGGTGTTTGGCGGCAGCCCGTTCTTTAAAGAATTCGTCCTTCGCGATACGCAAGGAAATGTCGATGGTCTTCTGGCCGAAGCACGTGAAGCCGGCTTCCTGGGCGGTGTGCCGCTGGGTCAATTCTTCCCCGAGATGGAAGACTGCTTCCTGGTTTGCGTGACCGAGAAACGCACCAAGACCGAAATCGATGCCTTGACCCGAACTTTCTCCCTCTGCCACACCGGGGGTTCCACGATCCATGCGTAA
- the gcvPB gene encoding aminomethyl-transferring glycine dehydrogenase subunit GcvPB, translating to MRNQQATQLLSELSHPGRVAMHWPACDVPEQPLEDLLPANFLADETPRLPELTEGEVVRHYTNLSTKNMSVDTHYYPLGSCTMKYNPKRNERLASLPGIVDLHPYQDESTIQGMLQLLYELQGIFSEISGLPACSLQPAAGAHGELTALMAAAKYFKSIGEERKVVLAPDSSHGTNPASAQMAGFKAISIKSDPNGGVDMDDFRKKLTDDIAVLMITNPSTLGLFEKNMREIADAVHEKGGLVYLDGANMNAILGIARPGDFGADMMHYNPHKTFSGPHGGGGPGAGPICVTEKLKPFLPSPIVEKEGDRYTLDFNRPESIGRVRSFFGNTGVLVRAYCYILSHGPQGLREISENAVLNANYLLSKVKHFLPVPRGERCMHEFVASAADLKKERGITAMDIGKRLLDYGFHAPTVYFPLTIPEAIMVEPTETESKETLDAFVQTLFKITEEDAELLHEAPHTTPISRPNEVQAARSPCLRADFCGS from the coding sequence ATGCGTAACCAACAAGCTACCCAACTTCTGTCAGAGCTTTCCCATCCAGGCCGAGTGGCCATGCATTGGCCGGCGTGCGATGTGCCTGAGCAACCGCTCGAGGACCTCCTGCCTGCAAACTTCCTCGCGGACGAAACGCCCCGGCTGCCGGAACTAACCGAAGGGGAAGTCGTTCGTCACTACACGAACCTGTCGACCAAAAACATGTCGGTCGACACGCACTACTATCCGCTCGGTTCGTGCACCATGAAGTACAACCCGAAGCGGAACGAGCGTCTTGCTTCGCTGCCAGGTATCGTCGACCTGCATCCTTACCAGGACGAATCGACCATTCAGGGAATGCTGCAATTGCTTTACGAATTGCAGGGTATCTTCTCAGAGATCTCGGGCCTGCCAGCGTGCTCGCTGCAACCAGCCGCTGGGGCTCACGGCGAACTGACGGCTTTGATGGCCGCTGCCAAGTACTTCAAAAGCATCGGCGAAGAACGCAAAGTGGTGTTGGCTCCTGACAGTTCGCATGGGACCAACCCGGCCAGTGCTCAAATGGCCGGCTTCAAGGCCATCAGCATCAAGAGCGATCCCAACGGTGGCGTCGATATGGACGACTTCCGCAAGAAGTTGACCGATGATATCGCCGTGCTGATGATCACCAACCCGAGCACCTTGGGCCTGTTCGAGAAGAACATGCGTGAGATCGCTGATGCGGTGCATGAAAAGGGAGGCCTCGTCTATCTGGATGGTGCCAATATGAATGCTATTCTCGGCATCGCACGCCCTGGCGACTTCGGCGCCGACATGATGCACTACAACCCACACAAGACCTTCAGTGGCCCCCATGGCGGCGGTGGTCCTGGTGCCGGTCCGATTTGCGTGACCGAGAAGCTAAAGCCGTTCCTCCCTTCGCCTATCGTCGAAAAAGAGGGCGATCGTTACACGCTCGACTTCAATCGCCCTGAATCGATTGGCCGTGTGCGAAGCTTCTTTGGCAACACAGGCGTCCTCGTGCGTGCCTACTGCTACATCCTTTCGCATGGGCCTCAAGGACTGCGAGAAATTTCCGAAAATGCCGTGCTCAATGCGAACTACCTGCTGAGCAAGGTAAAGCACTTTCTCCCAGTTCCACGAGGCGAGCGCTGCATGCACGAATTTGTGGCTTCTGCCGCCGACCTGAAAAAGGAACGGGGCATCACCGCAATGGACATCGGCAAACGCCTGCTCGACTATGGCTTCCACGCTCCGACGGTTTACTTTCCGTTGACGATTCCCGAAGCCATTATGGTCGAGCCAACGGAAACCGAGAGTAAGGAAACCCTCGACGCGTTCGTCCAAACGCTCTTCAAGATCACCGAAGAAGACGCCGAATTGCTACACGAAGCTCCGCATACGACCCCCATTAGTCGTCCGAACGAGGTCCAGGCAGCAAGAAGCCCTTGCCTGCGGGCCGACTTCTGTGGCAGCTAG
- a CDS encoding RNA polymerase sigma factor, which produces MTNFSLLVDQCMDGDQSAVSEFVRRFRNQVYLLCYRMVGEHHEAEDMAQETFLRVFRNLHRWDRDRPIEPWIMTIAGNRCRTHLAQRSRRPIACETQDHVEDHRATDHRGELLAEEVKLALSHVREEYRRAFLLFHDHQLTYSEIAQQMDCPLGTVKTWVHRARRELVQRLASRGVTQEYRASQLARATE; this is translated from the coding sequence TTGACAAATTTCAGCCTGCTAGTCGACCAATGCATGGATGGGGACCAGAGCGCCGTCTCTGAGTTCGTACGTCGATTTCGAAATCAGGTATACCTATTGTGCTATCGCATGGTGGGGGAGCACCATGAGGCCGAGGACATGGCCCAGGAGACCTTCCTGCGCGTGTTCCGTAATCTCCACCGATGGGACCGAGATCGTCCGATTGAACCTTGGATTATGACCATCGCCGGCAACCGCTGCCGGACCCATTTGGCGCAAAGAAGCCGTCGGCCGATCGCCTGTGAAACGCAGGATCACGTAGAAGACCACCGAGCAACCGACCACCGGGGCGAACTATTAGCCGAAGAAGTTAAATTAGCCCTATCTCATGTTCGAGAAGAATACCGCAGGGCGTTTCTTTTGTTTCACGATCATCAACTGACCTATAGTGAGATCGCCCAGCAGATGGATTGCCCGTTAGGGACCGTGAAGACGTGGGTCCATCGGGCCCGACGAGAATTGGTCCAACGACTTGCAAGTCGTGGTGTGACCCAGGAATACCGTGCGAGCCAACTCGCCAGAGCAACCGAGTAG
- a CDS encoding gamma-butyrobetaine hydroxylase-like domain-containing protein translates to MTTQPTALALLPDGRLRIDWSDDTVRVYKPRDLREASPDALTREKNSHQTEKPASELTILSPAEMAPITIKGMNPVGHYAYQIVFSDGHDSGIYRYEYLYELGEPHRV, encoded by the coding sequence ATGACGACACAGCCCACTGCCCTGGCTCTTCTTCCAGACGGTCGCCTGCGGATCGATTGGAGTGACGACACCGTCCGCGTGTACAAACCTCGCGATTTGCGAGAGGCGAGCCCAGATGCCCTAACACGTGAAAAGAATTCGCATCAAACCGAGAAACCGGCGAGCGAACTGACTATTCTGAGCCCCGCCGAGATGGCTCCGATCACGATAAAGGGCATGAACCCGGTCGGACACTATGCGTACCAAATCGTCTTCAGTGACGGGCACGACTCTGGCATATACCGGTACGAGTATCTGTACGAACTTGGCGAACCGCACAGAGTTTAG
- a CDS encoding DUF1569 domain-containing protein, producing MALQSSGSTNATSPLRELTFSTLDEAVVDARRLLDTGYIRNGNWDLGQICWHIRTVQDRSIDGYPWYFGMFAFLRPIVRRTLLPKVLSGDSPRGVPTAPMFVPANELRDDEEVAALESSVERFLQHQGSFYPHPGFGSLDREMLHRVHAAHAAHHLRFLQVPSDDSVR from the coding sequence ATGGCACTCCAATCCTCTGGTAGCACCAACGCTACCTCCCCTCTACGGGAACTGACGTTCAGCACGCTCGACGAAGCAGTGGTCGATGCGAGGCGACTGTTAGACACCGGCTATATTCGTAATGGAAACTGGGACCTCGGTCAGATTTGCTGGCATATACGCACTGTCCAAGACCGTAGTATTGATGGCTATCCCTGGTACTTCGGCATGTTCGCTTTTCTTCGCCCGATCGTGCGTCGGACGTTACTGCCCAAGGTGCTAAGTGGTGATTCTCCTCGTGGAGTTCCCACTGCCCCAATGTTCGTACCTGCTAACGAGTTAAGGGATGACGAGGAAGTTGCCGCGTTGGAGAGTAGCGTCGAGCGATTCCTTCAACACCAGGGCTCTTTTTATCCACACCCTGGCTTCGGCAGCTTAGATCGGGAAATGCTGCATCGTGTGCATGCCGCACATGCGGCGCATCACCTTCGTTTTCTGCAAGTACCAAGCGACGATTCGGTCCGATAG
- the gcvH gene encoding glycine cleavage system protein GcvH translates to MSTDNLLFAKTHEWVKVEESDGAKIATVGISSHAIEALNDLVYLELPEVGKEVTAGESFGEIESVKAVSDIYAPVTGEVLEANTALPDNLDSLHEDAYDNGWIAKIKISDDSALSDLMDKAAYDKMCEEEG, encoded by the coding sequence ATGTCCACGGACAATTTGCTTTTCGCCAAAACGCACGAATGGGTCAAAGTGGAAGAGTCGGACGGCGCAAAGATTGCCACGGTCGGCATCAGTTCCCACGCGATCGAAGCCCTGAACGACCTGGTTTACTTGGAACTGCCCGAAGTGGGCAAGGAAGTCACCGCTGGCGAATCGTTCGGTGAAATCGAGTCGGTCAAAGCGGTTAGTGATATCTACGCACCGGTAACCGGCGAAGTACTCGAAGCCAACACGGCTCTGCCAGACAACCTCGATTCGCTGCACGAAGACGCGTACGACAACGGCTGGATCGCCAAGATCAAAATCAGTGACGACTCGGCCCTTTCCGATCTGATGGATAAAGCCGCCTACGACAAAATGTGTGAGGAAGAGGGCTAG
- a CDS encoding FHA domain-containing protein — protein MQVMLQVIRGPSAGKEFKLPVDNFVIGRGDGCHLKPKSDMVSRKHCALAVRDSKLFLEDFGSKNGTLVNGERVEGTIELKMGDELRVGPLDFLILIDHTLGAAKRSKVSSVKEAASRVAEASGLGNDVASWLEEADEEERQMRMENPETRQFRVDETRTVSLDELRELEEEEAAAGDAKDDKTKSGLLGMFGSKKKAYGKLPHVENANSKDSQAAANDAIRKLMDNRR, from the coding sequence ATGCAAGTCATGCTACAAGTAATCCGAGGACCAAGTGCCGGCAAGGAGTTCAAACTCCCCGTCGATAACTTCGTCATCGGTCGAGGTGATGGATGTCACCTTAAGCCCAAAAGCGACATGGTTAGTCGCAAGCACTGCGCACTCGCAGTACGTGATTCCAAGCTGTTTCTGGAAGACTTCGGAAGCAAAAATGGAACGCTCGTTAATGGCGAACGCGTCGAGGGTACCATCGAGCTGAAAATGGGAGACGAGCTACGCGTAGGCCCGCTCGATTTCCTGATTCTGATTGACCACACCCTGGGTGCGGCCAAACGCTCGAAGGTTAGCAGTGTGAAAGAAGCTGCCAGTCGCGTGGCAGAAGCGAGCGGCCTCGGCAACGATGTCGCAAGTTGGCTCGAAGAAGCGGACGAAGAAGAACGTCAGATGCGGATGGAGAATCCGGAAACGCGTCAATTCCGTGTGGACGAAACGCGTACGGTTTCCCTCGACGAGCTCCGTGAGTTGGAAGAGGAAGAAGCAGCTGCCGGTGACGCAAAGGATGACAAGACCAAGTCAGGTCTTCTGGGCATGTTCGGGTCTAAGAAAAAGGCCTACGGCAAATTGCCCCATGTCGAAAATGCCAACTCAAAGGATAGTCAGGCCGCGGCCAATGATGCTATTCGTAAACTGATGGACAACCGCCGCTAA
- the gcvT gene encoding glycine cleavage system aminomethyltransferase GcvT: MTTETLKKTPLYNWHAANGGRMVDFTGWSMPVQYTSIIDEHNATRNAVGLFDVSHMARFRFDGANALEFIDGLVTRKVADLKPGRIRYGLVCKEDGGILDDILTYHLQDGDGKSYTWMVVNAGNREKIAAWINARLPDDVKFTDCTEQTAMIAVQGPRAMAISQNLVEGDIAELKYYQGREATILSHPGLVSRTGYTGEDGVELTVPAENAIAVWEALHVAAAEVGGHAVGLGARDTLRLEAAMPLYGHELSEEITPLQAGLGFAMSWDHEFIGKAALEAIDKDSLPVRVGLAMQDRRVPREHYPLYSGDEQIGEVTSGSQSPTLAAPIAIGYVSRQYAAEGTMIDVDVRGKRHAAKVVPLPFYKRK, translated from the coding sequence ATGACAACCGAAACACTGAAAAAAACACCACTCTACAACTGGCACGCCGCGAACGGGGGACGAATGGTCGACTTTACCGGCTGGTCGATGCCGGTTCAGTACACGTCGATCATTGACGAGCACAACGCCACTCGAAACGCCGTCGGTTTGTTCGACGTTTCGCATATGGCCCGCTTTCGCTTCGATGGGGCCAATGCTCTCGAGTTCATCGATGGATTGGTCACCCGCAAGGTGGCTGATTTAAAGCCAGGCCGCATTCGCTATGGGCTGGTCTGTAAAGAAGACGGCGGCATTCTCGACGACATCCTCACCTATCATCTGCAAGACGGCGACGGTAAGTCTTACACATGGATGGTCGTTAACGCTGGCAACCGCGAGAAGATCGCCGCGTGGATCAACGCTCGCCTGCCAGACGACGTGAAGTTCACCGACTGTACCGAACAAACGGCCATGATCGCCGTGCAGGGTCCTCGGGCGATGGCCATCTCCCAAAACCTGGTCGAAGGGGACATCGCAGAGCTGAAATATTATCAAGGTCGTGAAGCGACCATTCTCAGCCACCCAGGGCTCGTAAGCCGGACTGGCTACACCGGCGAAGATGGTGTCGAACTAACCGTTCCAGCGGAAAACGCGATTGCCGTTTGGGAAGCCTTGCATGTGGCGGCTGCCGAAGTGGGTGGCCATGCTGTCGGACTGGGTGCCCGCGATACCTTACGTCTGGAAGCAGCCATGCCGCTGTATGGGCACGAGCTTTCCGAAGAAATTACACCGCTGCAAGCCGGCCTAGGTTTCGCGATGTCGTGGGACCACGAGTTCATCGGCAAGGCAGCTCTGGAAGCGATCGACAAGGATTCACTTCCGGTGCGTGTCGGGCTGGCGATGCAAGATCGGCGTGTTCCGCGCGAGCATTACCCGCTTTACTCGGGTGACGAACAAATCGGCGAAGTGACTAGTGGTTCTCAATCGCCCACCCTGGCAGCGCCCATTGCGATAGGTTACGTTTCTCGGCAATATGCAGCTGAGGGGACGATGATCGATGTCGACGTTCGGGGTAAACGCCATGCCGCGAAGGTCGTTCCGCTACCATTTTATAAGCGGAAATAG
- a CDS encoding phenylacetate--CoA ligase family protein produces the protein MEPTTPQQRETYRCNSPENLAEYQLSKLNAMLAEILPQNKFYAEKFADVTLPLTSLEELSKLPFTFKEELIGGHESGDLANNRTHELDQYVRFHRTSGTRGRPMVVLDTEADWQWWIEAWQHVLDVAEVDSGDRCFFAFSFGPFVGFWSAFDAATHRGCLAIPSGGLSTTSRLELIQHSRATVVFCTPTYALHMAEVAQQNHIHLDELGVRCLILAGEPGGSIPAIRDRIQSAWNAKVIDHSGATEVGPWGFSDTNQTGVYVNEAYFLPEFISVDTGTAAAEGELSELIITTLGRNGSPVIRYRTGDLVKPCWNTAGQCNFVLLEGGVLGRTDDMMIIRGVNVFPTSIEQILRGFPEVIEYRLTAVKRGEMDAISVEVEDRKLEPERIAQELQLRLGLKVEVQLVEAGTLPRFEGKGRRFIDSRKEVTQ, from the coding sequence ATGGAACCTACTACCCCCCAACAGCGCGAAACGTATCGTTGTAACAGTCCTGAGAATCTGGCCGAGTACCAGTTATCGAAACTGAACGCGATGCTGGCTGAGATTCTTCCGCAAAATAAGTTTTACGCCGAGAAATTCGCGGACGTAACGCTGCCACTAACATCGCTGGAAGAGCTGAGCAAGCTTCCTTTTACGTTCAAGGAAGAACTGATCGGCGGCCACGAAAGCGGTGACCTGGCCAATAACCGCACCCACGAATTAGACCAGTACGTTCGCTTTCATCGCACCAGCGGGACACGTGGACGTCCGATGGTGGTGCTCGATACCGAAGCCGACTGGCAGTGGTGGATCGAGGCCTGGCAGCATGTACTGGATGTGGCCGAAGTCGATAGCGGTGATCGCTGCTTCTTCGCGTTCAGTTTTGGCCCCTTCGTCGGCTTCTGGAGCGCTTTCGATGCGGCGACCCACCGAGGCTGCCTGGCCATTCCCAGCGGCGGCTTAAGCACGACCAGCCGACTGGAACTGATTCAACATAGCCGCGCCACCGTTGTCTTCTGCACGCCGACGTATGCTCTGCACATGGCGGAAGTTGCCCAGCAAAACCATATTCACCTGGACGAACTCGGCGTGCGATGCCTAATTCTCGCCGGCGAGCCAGGCGGGTCGATCCCCGCGATTCGCGATCGCATTCAGTCTGCCTGGAACGCCAAGGTGATTGATCATAGCGGTGCCACCGAAGTTGGGCCGTGGGGTTTTTCCGACACCAACCAAACGGGAGTCTATGTTAATGAAGCCTACTTCCTGCCTGAGTTTATCTCGGTCGATACCGGTACAGCTGCCGCCGAAGGGGAACTTTCAGAGCTTATTATTACCACGCTAGGCCGAAACGGTTCCCCCGTGATCCGCTATCGAACCGGCGATCTGGTGAAGCCATGCTGGAACACGGCAGGCCAATGCAATTTTGTGCTGCTGGAAGGAGGCGTGCTCGGGCGTACCGACGACATGATGATCATCCGCGGGGTGAATGTCTTCCCCACCTCGATCGAGCAGATCCTGCGAGGCTTTCCCGAAGTGATCGAGTACCGCCTGACGGCAGTCAAACGGGGCGAGATGGACGCGATTTCCGTGGAAGTCGAAGACCGTAAACTAGAGCCGGAACGGATTGCCCAGGAACTTCAATTACGATTGGGACTGAAGGTCGAAGTTCAACTGGTCGAAGCAGGCACGTTGCCCCGCTTTGAAGGCAAAGGCCGCCGCTTCATCGACTCACGCAAAGAGGTAACCCAATGA